CCAACTGCACAAGACATATCCCTCAAAGAAGCCTTTTTCTTCAAACAAATCTCCTATAACAAAAGTAAAGAGTCTGTCATTTGACATATTCCATAATCCATcttgatttaaaatattgaacACCATCACcagcaaaaaaatatatttatttcaatactTGAGTTTCGCTTTGAAAATGGACAGGTATTTTgcaatattagaaaaaataccaaaattgaTATCAGCAGGCATGGTAAAATAATTGAAGCTAAGTTAATCAGGAATGTTTTTCAGGGAATatgcatatataaatatttataaaacaaacacGAGGACGTAAGGaaacaatattaattactaACACATCTGATGATACACAATTTGTCAGCACAGAAACAAATGACATTATCAGTTTGAATCTGCAATGTAGAAGGTCGCCAAGAGGTTCTGTACTTTCTGTTGAAAGAACATGGCCTTAGGCATAACAGTGGAGAAAACAGAGACTAACTATCGTGGAATAGATAATGACTTCATATGATGTCATGTATTAAAATGTGGTGGTATGATTGTAAAACCCAAAGCACAAACTCTTATTTGTAATAAGTATATCATTGGTCCCTCAGTGGAGAGGGTATACCTTGGCACAATGCCACTTGTTATAAGTAGCAGAAAATAGCTAGCTCTCTAACGGAAAATAAATTCTGAGTATGacatgaaagaaataaagataTGCAATAAAGGAATCCTTTTACAACAAGGTAAATAGACATAGACAGAGCAGACAAATGTTCCTCGAAAATCTAccagaattaaaaataagcaaagcaaaaaaaatagcttgtttctttgaaagGCACTTATATTGTAACCTTTGAAAGGTGTATAAAAACTTCAAACTAAATCTTACTTTGGACAATAGCTCCTGACTCTCGGGAGGCTGTTTGCTTAAACTTTGTGGTAATATAACTGTAAGCAACTCTGGTTTCTCTGCCCTTAAAGCACCTCGGATAACAGCAGCATTAGTCCCAGATGCTCCAGATGtatatatgtgatttttctAGAAACAGATATGAAATTGAGACACAAGCatgtttttaacaaaaaatattgaataaaattgtgTCCTAAACATAAGATATTctcgaataaaataaaagcatctTACAGTTATAACCATAGCATAACTAAGAATCTCAATTAGTTCCTGGTGCATGAATCCCATGTTCCGTGTTCCAAAAAAGCCAATAGATCTAGGTCCTTGTTGTTGAATGGCCAATAACTCCTGTTCAAAAACAAAtctcaattcaaaataatgtaCAACTTAATGTCAGGCAGACAACTGAGGTTGCAATAATTTAAGATTACGAACATTTGTCGGCTATGAAATGTCAAAAGTAAAGACACGCCAATAATATTCAAGTAGTAAGTGGCTTTACGTAAGTAAACCTCGTTAAGACATTTAGATATTCTTGAGGAAAAAAATCCACTTTGTAAAAGCATCTTTATACTATCATCGAATAAtgtattacaaaattattaaagcAGCTTTACAATTGCAACCATTACCGATAAGCTCTAGCTTTTCAATGatatatcaacaaaaaataagataattaggTTAAAGTCCTTACACAAACAGGTGATCAAATTGACACTGActttttacaattattaaatCAGAGTCCGTATAAGCTCTGCATAAAAATGGTTACAAACCTGCAAATAATCAACATCAGGAACAGGTTTGAACTCTGATACACGAATTGACCCAGATCCTTCAACAACTGATTGGACCTGAGTTGGAATTTGTGTTGCTAGATCTTCATCGGAACCAAATAAGGCCAACCCCTTCTCCAATTCATAACTTGGGCTGTTTGTATCTGGATCTCTATTCATATGTCCATAAAGCCACTATACGAGTACATAAAAACAGAGTCCCTGGTAGTAAAAATTAGTGAACAACAACTGCCCACAAGCCACAAGGAATGACAACGATACAAGATCAAGATGACATGAGCAGAAGAAAGGAGGAAATAATAGTAATACTAACCTAATCACCACAAACTATTCCGGTACATGAAAATACAACTAGACTACACTTCACAAGTGTGTGCATTTTACAAGGCGGGCACTCGATGATACAATGAATTATCAATCAATCGAACTAATGCGTGATATAGTATTAGCTTTGAGTAATGGATTTCCAATAAAATGCAAAAGCAATAAGTTTTGAAGAGACAAGATAGCAAGGTTGCATAGATAAAATTGAGAAAGATGGGGCGAGAGAGAGATACCGTCCGTCTTGAGGGAGATGGTTTGGGTACGGGCTTCTTGCAGGTACCGACGCGTCCGTGAtgaaacagagagagagagagggagaagcTGAAGAAGGCATTGATATTAGGGTTTGGTATGCTCTTGAAGGAATAGCAATGCGGAGAGAGATGAGAGGCGGTGACGATGGAGGAACTAGGGCATAGGTTCAGAGTTAGAGTCACTGTTGCACTCATTCCTTCTTCCTAATCCTCCTAAACTACTATCTTCCCTTTTCgtcttccttttcctttttccttttcctcgATTTCTTCCTCAcctttttctattcttttgtttctttttccacCTCCCCAACCTCTGCCTTTGCTTTCCTTCCCAATCCAATCCTAAACCAATGTTACCCTTTTCCTTCTCAAAACTGCAAAGGCTGAGAACCTCCCAACTGAGCACCTGGGCCCACTTGCTTTTGGACTTTATACTAAACAAACCCAAATATAAACCATACTTTTCGTTTTTAC
This genomic stretch from Vigna radiata var. radiata cultivar VC1973A chromosome 7, Vradiata_ver6, whole genome shotgun sequence harbors:
- the LOC106765550 gene encoding uncharacterized protein LOC106765550 isoform X1, coding for MSATVTLTLNLCPSSSIVTASHLSPHCYSFKSIPNPNINAFFSFSLSLSLFHHGRVGTCKKPVPKPSPSRRTWLYGHMNRDPDTNSPSYELEKGLALFGSDEDLATQIPTQVQSVVEGSGSIRVSEFKPVPDVDYLQELLAIQQQGPRSIGFFGTRNMGFMHQELIEILSYAMVITKNHIYTSGASGTNAAVIRGALRAEKPELLTVILPQSLSKQPPESQELLSKVKNVIEKPHNDHLPLIEASRLCNMDIISQVQQVICFAFHDSRLLMETCQEAKNLRKIVTLFYLD
- the LOC106765550 gene encoding uncharacterized protein LOC106765550 isoform X2; its protein translation is MSATVTLTLNLCPSSSIVTASHLSPHCYSFKSIPNPNINAFFSFSLSLSLFHHGRVGTCKKPVPKPSPSRRTWLYGHMNRDPDTNSPSYELEKGLALFGSDEDLATQIPTQVQSVVEGSGSIRVSEFKPVPDVDYLQELLAIQQQGPRSIGFFGTRNMGFMHQELIEILSYAMVITKNHIYTSGASGTNAAVIRGALRAEKPELLTVILPQSLSKQPPESQELLSKVKNVIEKPHNDHLPLIEASRYLFYMLKINTYINFKVFRR